One genomic region from Stackebrandtia nassauensis DSM 44728 encodes:
- a CDS encoding LuxR C-terminal-related transcriptional regulator — MFDFDLLNADATTVYTTVVGAQPISREHLARLTGMPAERLRDAVERLTALGLVSQGVGEEERLIAAPPDIALEALLLGEEERLKRARLWARSLSAEYYRRVDAADPSHLVEVVVGREAVFERFQQIQQASRHQIRVIDKPPYAAPDAELNIPNERELLRRGVVWRVIYDAAGLESFHRLEGDVRNTMTAGESARVLSDAPIKLMISDDRLGMLPLQIAPRTINSIVVVHRSALLEALSALFEQLWCQALPLVHSGEPQGPTTEPTEIERQLLMLLTAGLTDERIAERMGVSLRTMQRRLRELLERLGATTRFQAGIRATLQGWIRVPEE, encoded by the coding sequence GTGTTCGATTTCGATCTCCTCAACGCCGATGCCACCACTGTGTACACGACCGTGGTCGGCGCGCAGCCGATCAGCCGGGAACATCTGGCGCGCCTGACCGGCATGCCCGCCGAACGGCTGCGCGACGCCGTGGAGCGGCTGACCGCGCTGGGACTCGTCTCGCAGGGCGTCGGCGAGGAGGAACGGCTCATCGCCGCGCCACCGGACATCGCCCTGGAGGCGTTGCTGCTGGGCGAGGAGGAACGGCTCAAACGGGCCCGGCTGTGGGCCCGCAGTCTCTCGGCGGAGTACTACCGGCGCGTCGACGCCGCCGACCCGTCGCACCTGGTGGAGGTGGTGGTCGGCAGGGAGGCCGTCTTCGAACGGTTCCAACAGATCCAGCAGGCCAGCCGCCACCAGATCCGCGTCATCGACAAACCGCCCTACGCCGCGCCCGACGCCGAACTCAACATCCCCAACGAGCGGGAACTGCTGCGGCGCGGCGTGGTGTGGCGCGTCATCTACGACGCCGCCGGACTGGAGTCCTTCCACCGGCTGGAGGGCGACGTCCGCAACACCATGACCGCCGGTGAGAGCGCCCGGGTGCTGTCCGACGCCCCGATCAAACTGATGATCTCCGACGACCGGCTGGGGATGCTGCCGCTGCAGATCGCGCCGCGGACCATCAACTCCATAGTGGTGGTTCACCGTTCGGCGCTGCTGGAGGCGTTGTCGGCGCTGTTCGAGCAGCTGTGGTGCCAGGCGCTGCCGCTGGTGCACTCCGGGGAACCGCAGGGGCCGACCACCGAACCCACCGAGATCGAACGCCAGTTGCTGATGCTGCTGACCGCCGGGCTCACCGACGAACGCATCGCCGAACGCATGGGGGTCAGCCTGCGAACCATGCAGCGCCGACTGCGGGAACTGTTGGAGCGACTGGGAGCCACCACCAGGTTCCAGGCCGGGATCCGGGCCACGTTGCAGGGCTGGATCCGGGTGCCCGAGGAGTGA
- a CDS encoding plasmid mobilization protein, which produces MRRRKNPEPPDHRNRRVTTRFSAEEYRVLAERAAARGLALSAYIALAALATDPDRTETPRGGRRRDAASRQSRELFRLLRGAATNLNQLTKRAHQYANVPAELGEVAAFIGEVAVRVDEQLGAE; this is translated from the coding sequence ATGCGTCGGCGCAAGAATCCAGAGCCGCCAGACCATCGAAACCGTCGGGTCACGACCCGGTTCTCGGCCGAGGAGTACCGCGTCCTGGCCGAGCGCGCCGCGGCACGGGGGCTGGCGTTGTCGGCCTACATCGCGCTGGCCGCACTGGCGACCGATCCGGACCGGACTGAGACTCCGCGCGGCGGCCGCCGGCGGGACGCGGCCAGCAGGCAGTCGCGGGAGTTGTTTCGGCTGTTGCGGGGTGCGGCGACGAACCTGAACCAGCTGACCAAGCGGGCGCACCAGTACGCCAACGTCCCGGCGGAACTGGGGGAGGTCGCCGCGTTCATCGGTGAGGTGGCGGTGCGCGTCGACGAGCAACTGGGCGCCGAGTGA
- a CDS encoding helix-turn-helix transcriptional regulator — MATEGDSSVTSMAPPGIGRLIRLARQRRGLSQYQVADALASCSGNHCVDRNRVARWERGGRVPDPYWRHWLGLVLELPRGRLDQAARISYAQRDYYGRIRR; from the coding sequence ATGGCTACCGAGGGCGATAGTTCAGTTACTTCGATGGCTCCGCCGGGCATCGGTCGGCTGATTCGGCTGGCGCGGCAGCGGCGGGGCTTGAGTCAGTATCAGGTGGCCGATGCCCTGGCCAGCTGCTCGGGTAACCACTGCGTCGACCGCAATCGGGTCGCCCGGTGGGAGCGGGGCGGTCGGGTACCTGATCCCTATTGGAGGCACTGGCTCGGGTTGGTGCTGGAGCTGCCCCGGGGGCGGCTGGACCAGGCCGCCCGGATCAGTTACGCCCAGCGGGACTACTACGGCCGTATCAGACGATGA
- a CDS encoding helix-turn-helix domain-containing protein — MIQEEPIHDLLQRLRVRAGLSERELADVLCTIARQSTITANRVRRWECGDRIPGPQWRAALSTAFDIPQSQLTQAAKLTRLMRSLDRLET, encoded by the coding sequence ATGATCCAAGAGGAACCGATTCATGACCTGTTGCAGCGACTCCGCGTTCGGGCGGGCCTCTCCGAACGTGAACTCGCGGACGTCCTTTGCACCATCGCCCGCCAGAGCACGATCACGGCCAACCGGGTCAGACGGTGGGAGTGCGGCGATCGCATTCCCGGGCCGCAGTGGCGAGCCGCACTGTCAACCGCCTTCGACATTCCCCAGTCGCAACTCACCCAAGCCGCCAAACTCACCAGGCTGATGCGCAGCCTGGACAGACTCGAAACCTGA
- a CDS encoding relaxase/mobilization nuclease domain-containing protein has product MIGKVAKRSRRVRGLLHYLFGPGDANEHTDPRVVAGYAPAASLQPSGNLASGFDVAGLARRLEAAERSLPEGRGPVRNVWHCALSLPPGERLNHETWGRLAERFADEMGLTETPDRPGCRWVAVHHGDSAGGNDHIHVVAILVCDGDPPRPEWLRRDYPRVQRACARLEAEFGLIQATPGRESGRGRPAASRAEYRRAARTGKPLDRDVLRREVRAAAAGANTELEFAARLHAAGLRVRTRSNSEGLVVGYAVALPPAESGQPRWLSGSKLEADLGLPQLRSRWPESAPAAAAAWEAPPPIPAVGRVTDPDQAWRQLPEVLEQVTGSLRDEPLLDAELGGTARTAADLTALLAARAEPGPRFGPVSRAADQLGRAAAGLPCNRRAAAVGLLHEIARAIHRSRIGQHSDSVVLHVAIAVVHLAAAIQALCAARANASGTTDLALNRLRATVGGLHQAARDATPNTPQARSGIASAFARSTNVALGKHGPGADAGRAYRPRPTGPKPTQAEL; this is encoded by the coding sequence GTGATCGGCAAGGTCGCCAAGCGCAGCAGGCGGGTGCGGGGGTTGCTGCACTACCTGTTCGGGCCCGGCGACGCCAACGAGCACACCGACCCGCGCGTGGTTGCCGGGTACGCCCCGGCCGCGAGTCTCCAGCCGAGCGGGAACCTCGCGTCCGGGTTCGATGTGGCCGGGTTGGCGCGGCGGCTGGAGGCGGCCGAGCGGTCGCTGCCGGAGGGCCGCGGGCCCGTCCGGAACGTCTGGCATTGCGCGTTGAGCCTGCCGCCCGGTGAGCGCCTGAACCACGAGACCTGGGGCCGGTTGGCGGAGCGGTTCGCTGACGAGATGGGCCTGACCGAGACCCCGGATCGGCCGGGGTGCCGGTGGGTGGCGGTCCACCACGGCGACTCGGCTGGCGGCAACGACCACATCCATGTCGTGGCGATCCTGGTGTGCGACGGCGACCCGCCGAGGCCGGAGTGGCTGCGCCGCGACTATCCGCGGGTGCAGCGGGCCTGCGCGAGGCTGGAGGCCGAGTTCGGTTTGATCCAGGCGACCCCGGGCCGGGAATCGGGTCGCGGTCGGCCTGCGGCTTCGCGGGCGGAGTACCGCCGGGCCGCGCGCACCGGCAAGCCGTTGGATCGCGACGTGCTGCGCCGCGAGGTCCGGGCCGCGGCGGCCGGGGCGAATACGGAGCTGGAGTTCGCCGCGCGGCTGCACGCCGCGGGCCTGCGGGTGCGCACCCGCAGCAACAGCGAGGGCCTCGTCGTCGGGTACGCCGTCGCCCTGCCGCCCGCCGAAAGCGGGCAGCCGCGGTGGCTGTCAGGGTCGAAGCTCGAAGCGGACCTGGGCCTGCCGCAACTGCGCTCCCGCTGGCCGGAATCAGCCCCGGCGGCCGCGGCCGCGTGGGAAGCTCCGCCACCGATACCGGCGGTCGGGCGCGTCACGGACCCGGACCAAGCGTGGCGGCAGCTGCCCGAGGTCCTGGAGCAGGTGACCGGGAGCCTGCGCGACGAACCGCTCCTCGACGCCGAACTGGGCGGCACCGCGCGCACCGCCGCCGACCTCACCGCACTCCTGGCCGCCAGGGCGGAACCGGGCCCGCGGTTCGGGCCGGTGTCGCGGGCCGCCGATCAGCTCGGCCGCGCCGCCGCCGGACTGCCCTGCAACCGCCGCGCGGCGGCCGTCGGGCTGCTGCACGAGATAGCGCGGGCGATCCACCGCTCCCGCATCGGCCAGCACAGCGACTCGGTGGTGTTGCACGTCGCCATCGCCGTAGTCCACCTGGCCGCCGCGATCCAGGCCCTGTGCGCCGCCCGCGCCAACGCCTCCGGCACCACCGACCTCGCCCTGAACCGGCTCCGTGCCACGGTCGGCGGGCTGCACCAGGCCGCCCGCGACGCCACCCCGAACACGCCGCAAGCGCGAAGTGGTATCGCCTCGGCATTTGCCCGCAGCACCAACGTGGCCCTCGGCAAGCACGGGCCCGGCGCTGACGCGGGTCGGGCGTACCGACCGCGCCCGACTGGACCGAAGCCAACGCAGGCTGAGTTGTAG
- a CDS encoding AraC family transcriptional regulator produces MSAADYTPSQTGRTRFEVARTMLELPMLSETVPLARYPIFRTTDPVMAAERARTLFCPHRITEIDEPRHFHARQQGVNLRSLSISVLSYHCGVRLRTTELRDRYLILIPLGGAAEINVDGESLAVYPTLGCVVGACGPVRMGWSANCLMLVVRVERGALEAELRERIGGTGPVPIRFESAMDFASGLRAGWWRQLTHLVEDLDADSALPRHPLCVGGLESGLMLGLLVAQPHNHSERLRAAHPAIGEHRIMRAVAILEREPQRPWTTAGLAREAGIGVRALYTDFRRVLDTSPMAYLRNVRLRRVHRELRQPSRNTGVTVAKVATTWGFSHLGEFAAAYRRFYGENPSATLRRAEAATRVIV; encoded by the coding sequence ATGTCGGCGGCTGACTACACTCCGTCCCAGACCGGACGAACTCGCTTCGAGGTGGCCCGCACCATGCTGGAACTTCCGATGTTGTCGGAAACCGTGCCGTTGGCGCGGTATCCGATCTTCCGGACCACCGATCCGGTCATGGCCGCCGAACGCGCGCGGACCCTGTTCTGCCCGCACCGGATCACCGAGATCGACGAGCCGCGCCACTTCCACGCCCGCCAGCAGGGCGTGAACCTGCGCAGCCTCAGCATCAGCGTGCTCAGCTACCACTGCGGGGTTCGGCTGCGCACCACCGAACTGCGCGACCGTTACCTCATCCTGATCCCGCTCGGCGGCGCCGCCGAGATCAATGTGGACGGCGAAAGCCTCGCGGTCTACCCGACCCTGGGCTGCGTCGTGGGAGCCTGCGGACCGGTACGGATGGGCTGGTCGGCCAACTGCCTGATGCTGGTCGTGCGCGTGGAACGCGGCGCCCTCGAAGCCGAACTGCGGGAACGGATCGGCGGAACCGGGCCCGTGCCGATCCGGTTCGAGTCGGCCATGGACTTCGCCTCCGGCCTGCGGGCGGGCTGGTGGCGACAGCTGACCCACCTCGTCGAAGACCTCGACGCCGACTCGGCGCTGCCCCGCCACCCGCTGTGCGTCGGCGGCCTGGAGTCCGGACTGATGCTGGGACTCCTGGTCGCCCAGCCGCACAACCACAGCGAGCGACTGCGCGCCGCCCACCCCGCGATCGGCGAACACCGGATCATGCGGGCGGTGGCGATCCTGGAACGGGAACCGCAGCGTCCGTGGACGACGGCGGGTCTGGCCCGCGAGGCCGGGATCGGCGTCCGCGCCCTGTACACCGACTTCCGCCGGGTCCTGGACACCTCACCGATGGCGTACCTGCGCAACGTCCGGCTGCGTCGGGTACACCGGGAACTGCGGCAGCCCAGCCGAAACACCGGGGTGACGGTCGCCAAGGTCGCGACCACCTGGGGTTTCAGCCACCTGGGGGAGTTCGCTGCCGCCTACCGGCGTTTCTACGGCGAGAACCCCTCGGCCACGCTGCGCCGCGCCGAGGCCGCCACCCGCGTCATCGTCTGA
- a CDS encoding aminoglycoside phosphotransferase family protein: protein MTASVEVPQYVAEETTARWPNVGPQWVSEAPGELRQLCEQYGAIPETVLPARYGLVVAVQAKDRELIMKGSPDPDGPNQVKVMSALADLQVGPTILESFSTDTGFWTIMTRIKPGEPLRNLGASLAPPDKLATILRPLVNQPSPSSTLPYIGDWLRDRLEDDALSDLAPGRTVASETERSEALSVLSELTDAGAQGLCHGDTSPGNILTGENGKLYLIDPRGMRGEAAYDVAVLGLKSAMTVSPETRVSDLAKAVGVDVGRAERWAAIALAARV, encoded by the coding sequence GTGACCGCTTCAGTCGAAGTTCCGCAGTACGTTGCCGAGGAGACAACAGCGCGATGGCCGAATGTAGGTCCTCAGTGGGTGAGCGAAGCTCCGGGTGAACTGCGTCAACTGTGCGAACAGTACGGAGCAATTCCGGAAACCGTTCTGCCAGCAAGATATGGGTTGGTGGTAGCGGTCCAAGCTAAAGACCGCGAGCTCATCATGAAAGGAAGCCCGGATCCGGACGGACCCAATCAGGTCAAGGTCATGTCCGCACTGGCCGATCTCCAGGTGGGACCGACGATTCTCGAATCGTTCAGCACCGACACGGGATTCTGGACAATCATGACCCGGATCAAGCCTGGTGAGCCGTTGCGAAACCTCGGCGCTTCGCTCGCGCCTCCGGACAAGCTGGCGACGATACTGCGACCATTGGTGAACCAACCTTCCCCTTCGTCGACACTGCCGTACATCGGCGACTGGCTTCGTGACCGCTTGGAAGATGATGCCCTAAGCGACCTCGCTCCAGGACGCACAGTCGCCTCGGAGACTGAACGGTCCGAAGCACTGAGCGTTCTTTCCGAGCTCACGGATGCCGGTGCTCAAGGTTTGTGCCACGGCGATACCTCCCCTGGAAACATCCTCACAGGAGAAAACGGGAAGTTGTACTTGATCGATCCGCGCGGGATGCGAGGCGAAGCGGCATATGACGTCGCTGTTCTCGGGTTGAAGTCAGCGATGACGGTTTCACCTGAGACACGAGTTTCCGACCTTGCAAAGGCCGTCGGCGTTGACGTTGGCCGGGCAGAGCGGTGGGCGGCAATCGCGCTTGCTGCTCGCGTGTAG
- a CDS encoding HAD family hydrolase, which produces MELLSWVDTLDVPGLTETVEDALSDAELRAVQTASPTPFAREVIEAAHRAAKPVAVVSNNSASSISAYLRAQELDEYVWPIVGRPYANPSEMKPNPIPLLRAAESLNVEPETCVFVGDSVFDIEAGLAAKTPVIGYANASHKTKTLADAGAKVIIRSMGDLVSTLQNCPTSSQGAQ; this is translated from the coding sequence ATGGAGCTGCTGTCGTGGGTAGACACACTTGACGTTCCCGGATTGACTGAAACCGTCGAAGATGCACTGAGTGATGCCGAGCTCAGAGCCGTCCAAACTGCATCGCCCACCCCTTTCGCTCGCGAGGTAATCGAAGCGGCGCATCGAGCAGCGAAGCCGGTCGCTGTGGTGAGCAACAACTCGGCCAGTTCCATTTCGGCTTACCTACGTGCCCAGGAACTTGACGAATACGTCTGGCCCATTGTGGGACGGCCATACGCGAATCCCTCAGAGATGAAACCAAATCCCATACCGTTGCTTCGTGCTGCGGAATCGTTGAATGTCGAGCCCGAAACCTGCGTTTTCGTTGGAGACTCCGTCTTTGACATTGAGGCAGGACTGGCTGCGAAGACACCAGTGATCGGTTACGCGAATGCTTCACACAAGACGAAAACTCTGGCAGATGCGGGAGCGAAAGTGATTATTAGGAGTATGGGCGATCTCGTGTCGACCCTCCAGAACTGCCCGACCAGCAGCCAAGGAGCTCAGTGA
- a CDS encoding NUDIX hydrolase, giving the protein MAPSQRDVAPVAAAIIADNGKVLMVKRRVSEGQLSWQFPAGAIEVGESEQDAAVRETREETGVDVRPIKVLGHRVHPITGRWIVYVACDCVEGKAHVADTEEVSEVMWCSRKTLAQLVPYPLFEPVQAHLDNLLWLRQRHC; this is encoded by the coding sequence ATGGCTCCAAGTCAGCGCGATGTGGCACCTGTTGCGGCAGCGATCATCGCCGACAACGGCAAAGTCTTGATGGTGAAACGCCGAGTATCCGAAGGCCAGCTTTCATGGCAATTCCCCGCCGGAGCCATCGAGGTTGGGGAATCTGAGCAGGATGCGGCGGTTCGCGAGACACGAGAAGAAACGGGCGTCGATGTTCGCCCAATCAAAGTTCTCGGGCATCGAGTCCACCCCATAACCGGACGCTGGATCGTGTACGTGGCCTGCGATTGCGTAGAAGGCAAGGCCCATGTCGCTGATACAGAGGAGGTTTCCGAAGTGATGTGGTGCAGCAGGAAAACACTCGCGCAGCTTGTTCCCTACCCCCTGTTCGAACCCGTGCAGGCGCACCTTGACAACCTGCTTTGGTTACGACAGCGCCATTGCTAG